Proteins encoded by one window of Cytophagia bacterium CHB2:
- a CDS encoding DUF433 domain-containing protein, with translation MSFLDGKITINPEICNGKPTIRGTRITVQTILEFLSAGDSHEEILRQYPSLTSEDIKACLAFATMLMSHNYVVKMTA, from the coding sequence CTGAGTTTTCTCGACGGCAAAATCACGATAAACCCGGAGATTTGCAACGGCAAGCCGACGATCAGAGGAACCCGGATCACGGTTCAGACGATCCTGGAGTTTCTCAGCGCGGGAGATAGCCACGAGGAAATTCTGCGTCAATATCCTTCATTGACTTCCGAAGATATCAAAGCCTGCTTGGCCTTTGCAACAATGCTGATGAGCCACAATTACGTCGTTAAAATGACGGCCTGA